The Perca fluviatilis chromosome 2, GENO_Pfluv_1.0, whole genome shotgun sequence genome includes a region encoding these proteins:
- the LOC120570619 gene encoding uncharacterized protein LOC120570619, translating to MLRTCRHKSFRCVWWLSAMLLTLVHGSNLSQQFQERLPCRPGFYCPLGNFTPFPCPKGTYGPTAGAMSIDSCLKCPPHHYCPRPGLSASLSCGPVAQQPLSGQDTCICLGEGQTFQTSDGLCLCTIGYQPTINIDACVHKLYAVCRDGKTRTQYGDCLDRYQWSLHCRQQVCQSAEDFRGYDGELGLCVCREPPGRAACGGLCRKRPAAELKLHCLSNREMELVWRDGNQAMGISGSMLETVFKQLDSRGTPLCSSHIDPSHAVYIVQTTEAGFLGLLSGLPKELQQLFPVTTQQDIQSLAERDSEVLWEVTEVENSSRGGREINFSSRKGNRQSDVKDEVRETIVNGILNPTACLHLGDVILFTVDTRHYPQYDLDNLYNTNSDFDWGAFRLLKEEMTLSWTPPIFFAVVFSQPGVYVFRLSSHQHKQLYVRVMPAGGQCYEPGPFFPTIPRHVTRVGISRRRNLLLRPDWLVTGGLLFGAVVILCLCVTLLILFREYGWPEKEPIKAWYRLLQLAYHMDDYSSKGSRVISLKKIHRNQQARMTQDSTEPACADTLDDFWDYEHQVDLEAFSSNTFYGLLLKQSLSVTTRLGQLTTEVKELYQGVLGKLQLLHPRLITEERMGEGYERMKREVEREAVRRKTLASQLRTLLDSQLQVLRREQQAQQRVHLVLTAQLRECTRILSKVYNSNNQQQNLILRLTSLVDEMGELVSAECQRQGAWGFLCEGTGAKLLCPDTGTVLTKDHIFGPDGSLRVCRALHCDSVTGLIRPNAHSHMLLSSGHTMAVPPDFFLHPETGRVMPIVGNVGYDPASSTLVFTTDSCTGDNRKWDSPLLPFIPYPTSCHSDLPLPNSRLRGLRPGQRLQLGVPMADPDTGVPVPILAVTIHPQTGLVYPLGGVHVCPLTRLPQPIQIGYPMLDSRTGNVVLTVGVSLDPVTGAVLPVGGVLLSESIIEPLSGRMVRVGGASIRAGQLLPHVGGYQALLDSKVLAVMFKVLELLKPLTEEWGSDQTLQRHQGSERGSGRQDHLLAAAKELQQAWGKSLHCQLQLQTRLDILLNWAECLQQDGGTLGEMPLLGSDMCVPALLGMEYPDPMGSGLSVPVLGCQTDSVSGIRIPLAGTMEDPDGKGLVAIRYGSQTVDPVTGVLAPVVGARLDVSRKTVVPVTASYWLTVAGQTDSVQVG from the exons ATGCTAAGGACATGCAGACACAAGAGTTTcaggtgtgtgtggtggttgagTGCTATGCTCCTTACTCTGGTTCATGGAAGCAACTTGAGTCAACAGTTCCAGGAGAGGCTACCCTGCCGGCCAG GTTTTTATTGCCCTCTGGGGAACTTCACTCCATTCCCCTGTCCCAAGGGAACCTATGGGCCAACTGCTGGTGCTATGTCCATAGACAGCTGTCTGAAGTGTCCTCCTCACCACTACTGTCCCAGACCAGGTCTTTCTGCGTCTCTGTCCTGTGGCCCTGTGGCTCAGCAGCCTCTGTCTGGTCAGGACACCTGCATCTGCCTGGGAGAGGGACAGACTTTCCAG ACCAGTGATGGGCTGTGCCTCTGCACCATCGGCTACCAACCTACCATCAACATAGATGCGTGTGTTCACAAACTGTACGCTGTTTGCAGAGACGGAAAAACACGTACACAGTATGGAGACTGTCTGGACAGATATCAGTGGTCACTTCACTGCAGGCAGCAG GTGTGTCAATCTGCAGAGGATTTCCGGGGTTACGATGGAGAGTtgggtctgtgtgtttgcagagaGCCTCCTGGAAGAGCTGCGTGTGGAGGCCTTTGCAGGAAAAGGCCAGCTGCTGAGCTGAAGCTCCACTGCTTGTCCAATAGAGAAATGGAGCTGGTGTGGCGCGATGGCAATCAA GCAATGGGCATCTCAGGCAGCATGCTGGAGACGGTTTTTAAACAGTTGGACTCCCGGGGGACTCCTCTGTGCAGCAGCCATATCGACCCCTCACATGCTGTTTACATTGTTCAGACAACAG AGGCAGGCTTCCTCGGCCTCCTCAGTGGCCTCCCAAAGGAACTTCAGCAACTGTTTCCTGTCACCACACAGCAGGACATTCAGAGCTTAGCTG AAAGAGATTCTGAGGTTCTGTGGGAGGTCACTGAAGTTGAAAACAGCAGTCGTGGAGGAAGAGAAATTAATTTCAGCAGCAGGAAGGGAAACAGACAGAGTGATGTGAAGGACGAAGTGAGAGAAACAATTGTAAATGGAATTCTGAATCCCACAGCGTGTCTCCATTTGGGCGATGTTATACTGTTCACTGTTGACACACGTCACTATCCTCAGTATGATCT TGACAACTTGTACAACACAAATAGTGATTTCGACTGGGGTGCATTCAGACTGCTAAAAGAAGAGATGACTCTGTCTTGGACTCCTCCCATCTTCTTTGCAGTGGTCTTTAGCCAGCCTGGAGTATATGTTTTTAGACTGAGCAGCCATCAGCACAAACAACTG TATGTGCGGGTGATGCCTGCAGGCGGCCAGTGTTATGAGCCCGGCCCCTTCTTCCCCACCATCCCTCGTCATGTGACCAGGGTGGGAATCAGTAGGAGACGCAACCTGTTACTGAGGCCAGATTGGCTGGTGACAGGAGGACTGCTATTTGGAGCTGTGGTCATCCTCTGTTTATGTGTTACACTGCTG ATCCTTTTCCGTGAATATGGATGGCCTGAGAAGGAGCCAATCAAAGCGTGGTATCGGTTGTTGCAGTTGGCCTACCACATGGATGACTACTCATCAAAAGGTTCAAGGGTGATCTCACTTAAGAAGATACACCGAAACCAACAAGCTAGAATGACACAAGACTCCACTGAGCCAG CCTGTGCAGACACCTTAGATGACTTCTGGGATTATGAGCACCAAGTGGATCTGGAGGCTTTCAGCAGCAACACCTTCTACGGCCTCCTTCTCAAACAGAGTCTGTCTGTCACCACACGGCTGGGGCAGCTTACCACTGAG GTAAAGGAGCTATATCAGGGAGTGCttgggaaactgcagctactcCACCCACGCTTGATCACTGAGGAGAGGATGGGGGAAGGTTATGAGAGGATGAAGAGGGAGGTGGAGAGGGAGGCGGTGCGACGAAAGACTCTGGCCTCACAGCTGAGGACTCTGCTTGACAGTCAGCTGCAG GTTCTGAGGCGAGAGCAGCAGGCCCAGCAGAGGGTCCACCTTGTGCTCACAGCTCAGCTCAGAGAGTGCACCAGAATACTGTCCAAGGTTTATAACAGCAACAACCAGCAGCAAAA TTTGATCCTGAGGCTGACATCCCTGGTGGACGAGATGGGAGAGCTGGTGTCAGCTGAGTGCCAGCGTCAGGGGGCCTGGGGGTTTCTGTGTGAGGGTACAGGGGCCAAGCTGCTCTGCCCTGACACTGGAACTGTGCTGACCAAGGACCACATCTTTG GTCCTGATGGGTCTCTGCGTGTCTGTCGGGCACTTCATTGTGATTCAGTCACAGGCCTCATAAGGCCAAATGCTCACAGCCATATGCTGCTGAGCAGCGGCCACACCATGGCAGTGCCACCGGATTTCTTCCTCCACCCAGAGACTGGCAGAGTTATGCCCATAGTTGGCAACGTGGGCTATGATCCTGCAAGCTCTACTTTAGTGTTTACAACTGACTCATGTACAG GAGACAACAGGAAGTGGGACAGCCCCCTTCTTCCTTTCATTCCTTACCCAACCTCCTGCCACTCAGACCTGCCTCTGCCCAACTCTCGGCTCAGAGGCCTCAGACCGGGACAGAGACTGCAGCTGGGAGTCCCCATGGCAGACCCAGACACGGGTGTCCCAGTGCCCATTCTGGCTGTAACTATCCACCCCCAGACAGGGCTAGTGTACCCACTGGGAGGGGTGCATGTCTGTCCCCTTACCCGCCTGCCTCAGCCCATACAGATTGGCTATCCCATGCTGGACTCCAGGACAGGAAATGTTGTGCTCACTGTGGGGGTCAGTCTAGATCCAGTAACAG GAGCTGTGCTGCCAGTAGGTGGAGTTCTGCTGTCGGAGTCCATCATCGAACCTCTGAGTGGTCGGATGGTGAGAGTGGGAGGGGCCAGCATACGGGCTGGGCAACTGCTGCCTCACGTAGGAGGATACCAGGCCCTTCTGGACAGCAAG GTTTTGGCAGTGATGTTTAAAGTATTGGAGCTCCTGAAGCCACTAACTGAGGAATGGGGATCAGACCAAACTTTGCAGCGCCATCAGGGCAGCGAGAGAGGGAGCGGTCGACAAGATCATCTTCTCGCTGCAGCCAAGGAGCTCCAGCAGGCCTGGGGAAAGAGCCTGCACTGccagctgcagctgcagaccAGGTTGGATATCCTGCTGAACTGGGCTGAATGTCTCCAGCAGGATGGGGGGACTTTAG GAGAGATGCCTCTCTTAGGTTCAGATATGTGTGTGCCAGCTCTGCTGGGGATGGAGTACCCAGACCCTATGGGATCTGGTCTGAGTGTACCTGTGCTGGGGTGTCAGACTGACTCTGTCTCTGGGATTAGGATTCCGTTGGCAGGGACCATGGAGGACCCTGACGGAAAAG GCCTAGTGGCCATCCGTTATGGATCTCAGACTGTTGACCCAGTGACAGGTGTGTTGGCCCCAGTGGTTGGAGCCAGGCTTGATGTGTCCAGAAAAACCGTTGTACCTGTCACAGCTTCCTACTGGCTAACGGTGGCAGGTCAAACTGATAGTGTGCAGGTTGGGTAA
- the zgc:162608 gene encoding apolipoprotein A-IV, which translates to MCLVSVIFALSFLTTSAYPLHRNTREATWNDSIANQAHDKTELTKDVDQIYKSHIDSSSLYDPDNHSKNPVAEEMQGKLIMESERLRNRLRQELAELRERLSPSPAHLSSTLASMRERLAPFTQQLQNSLSSNTQDLCGQLSLYLQGLETAEAQAEASPALYQEAFHWMSQTLEHSSSEVANLISEFHTKSVGVIEHLKAINAREQEAAKSEHWQEISSRLGQEVSSMRVEAQNRVGALKAELTALLETAWPGKAEVTASLERFCQNAALQSQVFQARMERMFQGLEEELEVKGASSLSPSSSSTSTQPGGYLQEDFSVKLSALIQDILHSV; encoded by the exons ATGTGTCTAGTCAGTGTGATCTTCGCCCTGTCATTCTTGACAACTTCAG CATATCCACTTCATCGTAACACCAGGGAGGCCACCTGGAATGATTCAATTGCCAACCAGGCTCATGACAAGACAGAACTCACAAAAGATGTGGA TCAGATCTACAAGAGCCACATAGACAGCAGCAGCCTTTACGACCCAGATAACCACAGCAAAAACCCTGTTGCAGAGGAGATGCAAGGAAAACTTATCATGGAGTCAGAGCGTCTGCGTAACCGTCTGCGCCAAGAGCTGGCCGAGCTACGCGAGAGGTTGTCCCCATCTCCAGCCCACCTCAGCTCCACTCTGGCCAGCATGAGGGAGCGCTTGGCTCCCTTCACCCAGCAGCTCCAGAACTCTCTCAGCAGCAACACCCAAGATCTGTGTGGCCAGCTGAGCCTCTATCTGCAGGGCCTGGAGACAGCAGAGGCCCAGGCAGAGGCCAGTCCGGCTCTGTATCAGGAAGCCTTCCACTGGATGAGCCAAACCCTGGAGCACAGCAGCTCCGAGGTGGCTAACCTCATCAGCGAATTTCATACTAAATCCGTAGGGGTGATCGAACATCTGAAAGCGATCAATGCTAGGGAGCAAGAGGCAGCCAAGTCAGAGCACTGGCAGGAAATTAGCTCCAGGTTGGGACAGGAAGTGAGTTCTATGAGAGTGGAGGCACAGAACAGAGTGGGAGCTCTCAAGGCAGAGCTTACTGCTCTTCTAGAAACTGCATGGCCTGGTAAGGCTGAAGTGACAGCCAGTTTGGAGCGGTTCTGCCAAAATGCAGCCCTGCAGAGCCAAGTGTTTCAGGCCCGGATGGAGAGGATGTTTCAGGGGCTGGAAGAGGAGCTGGAGGTCAAGGGAGCCTCCAGCCTgtctccttcttcctcctccacgtCCACACAGCCAGGTGGCTATTTGCAGGAGGACTTCTCAGTTAAACTCTCTGCTCTGATCCAAGACATTCTGCACTCAGTGTAG
- the LOC120570273 gene encoding zona pellucida-like domain-containing protein 1, whose translation MTLHLWLPLLVVLVQPALSLYNCSSQYNRAPENSDLTVECGASMITLEINMCTVQWSGFMGTDLALNGNHNTTACQGSSDTSVNPPIVRFQLPVNQSQDNPCRQSLQIVDEAPDPTGPFSSFSSIQSVIITGFLDTPNSDQGLISYNTDLYYHFSCRYPLEYLLNNTQIVTSSVSVAISNNNGTFINTLKMSVFNGSDYGFPLVVPSTGLALRTRIYVQVQAVNLTGNFYVLLDQCFATPTPYNISQNEQLNFFAGCSVDPRTSVTSNGISTVARFNFEAFRFTAYRDQAKSSIYLHCMLRLCEPSKCQVLLSSCNNRRKRSVTPFGKETSESATVSVGPLYTAREDIPYAAAYSNNMASERDNVNVTGLVVGLVFGLAAAVLLVLGGWFTLKKFYWGGGLLHDK comes from the exons ATGACTCTCCATCTTTGGCTCCCTCTGCTGGTTGTGCTTGTGCAGCCAGCTCTGAGTCTCTACAACTGTTCATCTCAGTATAACAGGGCCCCAG AAAATTCAGACCTGACAGTTGAATGTGGCGCCAGTATGATCACCCTGGAAATCAACATGTGCACGGTTCAGTGGTCGGGCTTCATGGGCACAGACCTGGCTCTGAATGGGAACCACAACACTACGGCGTGCCAGGGCTCTAGCGACACCAGTGTGAACCCTCCAATCGTCCGTTTTCAACTTCCTGTTAACCAGAGCCAGGATAACCCCTGCCGCCAGTCTCTGCAG ATTGTAGATGAGGCCCCGGACCCCACAGGCCCCTTCAGCAGCTTCTCAAGTATCCAGTCAGTTATCATCACCGGGTTCCTTGACACACCGAACTCTGACCAGGGGTTGATCAGCTACAACACTGACCTCTACTATCACTTCTCCTGCCGCTACCCACTGGAGTACCTcctcaacaacacacagattGTGAC CTCCTCAGTGTCCGTGGCGATCAGCAATAATAACGGAACCTTCATTAATACACTGAAAATGAGTGTTTTTAAT GGCTCTGACTATGGCTTCCCATTAGTGGTACCTTCGACAGGGCTTGCGTTACGAACGAGGATCTATGTGCAGGTCCAAGCTGTTAACCTCACAGGAAA TTTCTATGTACTGCTGGATCAATGCTTTGCCACTCCCACTCCTTACAACATATCACAAAATGAGCAGCTCAACTTCTTCGCCGG CTGTTCAGTGGACCCAAGGACATCTGTGACAAGCAATGGCATTTCCACGGTTGCCCGATTTAACTTTGAGGCCTTCCGATTTACCGCTTACCGCGACCAGGCAAAGTCCAGCATCTATCTGCACTGCATGCTGAGACTCTGTGAGCCCAGCAAATGTCAAGTGCTGTTGTCT tCCTGTAACAACAGAAGAAAAAGATCTGTGACTCCTTTTGGAAAAGAAACCAGCGAATCTGCCACTGTTTCAGTTGGACCTCTTTACACTGCCAGAGAAG ACATACCATATGCAGCTGCCTACA GTAATAACATGGCATCAGAGAGGGATAACGTGAACGTGACGGGCCTGGTGGTGGGGTTGGTGTTTGGCTTGGCTGCTGCTGTCTTGCTGGTTCTTGGTGGCTGGTTCACCCTGAAGAAGTTTTATTGGGGGGGAGGATTACTTCATGACAAATGA